The segment CCGCCTCCTCTTTCGCACATCATCCCGTGCCGCACGACCGGCAGACACCGGGCAAGTCTTTTGGCCTGAACGCCGATAGGGACGATCTTCTCCAGTTCGCTTCCGGGGGCCATGTCATCGGGTTCGGCAAGGACTCCGTATATGTTGCCGGGCTGGACCGCGTCCTGCGGGTGGAGTTTGCCGGAGGCCATCCGGTGCAGCCCGTGGCTGAAGATGGCGGTCTGTCTGCCGACGGTATTTCATCCCTGGGCACGGTGACCTACTCCGGGGTCTGGGATGGCGTGGATGTGGTCTACAGGGCAGCCGAGGGCGGCATCCTGGAGAGCTTCTACTATGTTGACTACACGGAAACCGGCCCGGCCGTGGACGGCATCCGATTGCGCTATAACCGCCCGGTCAGCCTGGACGAGCAGGGCAACCTGGTCACGGCCTTTGAGAACGGAAACATGGTCGAATCCACTCCCCTCGCCTGGCAGGAGGTGGACGGGGAAAAATATTTTGTCGACGCGTCCTTTGTGCTGCACGGCCAACAAGAGGTCGGGTTCGCTTTGGGCGACTGCCTGCCCGGCGTTCCGGTGATCATCGACCCGATTCTGTCCTGGAATACCTTTCTTGGGGGCAATGATGGTGACGATGGCCACGACATCGCCATCGACAGCAGCAACAAGGTCTATGTTACGGGGGTCAGCAGAAGCTCCTGGAGCGAAGGGGCCAAGTCGGCATTTTCAGGCCCTACTGACGCATATGTGGCTAAGCTCAACCCCAGCACCGGCGCCCGAATATGGCACACCTTCCTGGGCGGCAACGGCAGTCGGGTCTATGGCTATGGCATTGCCGTGCTCAGCAGCGGTATCTATGTGTCGGGCCAATCGTCAGACTCCTGGGGGAGCAACCCGAAGAGAGCATTTTCAGGTGACTGGAACACCTTTGTGGCCAAGCTGGACAACAACGGCGGTTTTCAATGGCACACCTTCCTGGGCGGCGGAGGCTCTGAAGAAGGCTCCGGCATTGCCGTGGACAGCAGCGGCAATGTCTATGTGGCCGGAACCTGCTCTGTAGCGTGGGAGACCAACCCGGCACCTGAACGACCATACCAGGGAAGTTCAGACGCCTTTGTGGCCATGGTCAACAGCTACGGCGTGTTGCAGTGGCACACTTTCCTGGGCGGCATTCTCGGGGATTCTGGCGATGGCATTGCGTTGGATGGCAGCGGCAATGTTTATGTGATCGGATCCAGCAATGCCTCATGGGGCAGTCCGGTGCGGGCACATCAAGGCAACGGGGACGCCTTTATAGCCAAACTCAACAGCAGCGGCGTGTTGCAGTGGAACACCTTCCTGGGCGGCAGCGGCGTTGACGATGGCCGTGGCATTGCCGTGGACACCAGCGGCAATGTCTACGTGACCGGGTACAGCAATGCCTCCTGGGGCAATCCGGTGCGGGCACATCAAGGCAGCGGGGACGCCTTTATAGCCAAACTCAACAGCAGCGGCGTGTTGCAGTGGAACACCTTCCTGGGCGGCAGCGGCTGGGACGAAGGTGCTGGAATTGCCGTTGACGGCAGCGGCAACGTCTATGCCACGGGACCCAGCTTTGCCTCCTGGGGCAGCCCGTTGCGAGCATTTCAAGAAAGTGGCGGAGACCCTGACGCTTTTGTGGCCAGACTCAGAAGCAGCAACGGCGCTCTGGTCTGGCACACCTTCCTGGGCGGCGGAGGCCATGAATATGGCTCCAGCATTGCCGTGGACACCAGCGGCAACATGTATGTGGCCGGGTACAGCGCCGAGAGTTGGGGCAGCCCGGTGCGGGCATATGCCGGCGGATACTCTGACGCCTTTGTGGTCAAGCTGGCCAACCCTGTCGTTTCGACTTCGCCCAATCCCTCGTCCGGAGGCACGACTACCGGGGGCAGAAGCTATCTGTATGGCTCGACCGCAACGGTGCGGGCCACGGCCAATTCCGGATACGCCTTTGTCAACTGGACCGAGGGCAACACGGTCGTCTCCTGCGACGAGCAGTATTCGTTCACCGCGACGCGCCACCGCACCCTGCGGGCCAATTTCAGCCCGGTTGCGAACAGGTACGACATATCGGGTCAAATCAATCCCGCGAACTCCGGGACGGTCACCGGCGCGGGCTCCTACAATCACGGCGCAAGCGTGATCATGACCGTCCTGCCGAAGTCGGGCTTTGCTCTGGACGAATGGATCGAGACCTGGCCGGAGTGGACAGGTTATTGCGTGGTCTCAACTGATGAGCAGTACACCTTCCCGGCAATCAGGAACCGCGACCTGACGGCCAACCTCCGGCCCAAGGCCCTGCCCGGGGTATTGATGCTGCTGTTGGATGAGTAACCCGCAAGGCACTTCTTCAGTCCAAACACTGCAGGGCGGTCCCATCGGGGCCGCCCTTTTTGTGACAAATGGTCCCTTGCCAATGCAAACGGTTTCGCAGGCTGCTTTGCCTGAACTTGTCACGAATGCTGGCTTTGCCAGGATGGCTCCTTTGTAACGCAGGAATGGGTTGACCTAGTTGCCAATAAATGCAAAACAACTAAAAATTTTTTCCAAGACTGCCGTAATCGAGATGAGGGAGAAGATTATTCCCAGCAGATAAGAATTCTCATGCCAACCCCTCATCCCATTACCATCCCCCCCGCCACACAGGGCCACGCCTTGTGCGGAATTTACTGTCGACCGACAACGGACATATTTCGTCAATCAGCGCCTGCCATCGCCTGTTTTTTTTGGTGACGGTGGGCATTTGTATTTCCGCCTTCAGCCATCACAACCCTTGAGTTGGAACCCATCATGAAACAAGCCTTTGTCGTGTCCATCGCCATCCTGGCCGGTCTTTTCTTTTCCACTTCCGCCCTTGCCCAGACCTACTATCCCTTCCCGGACACCGGCCAGACCAAGTGCTACAACAACACTGCTGAAATCCCGTGCGATTCAGTTGGTCCCGGTGATCCTTTCTATGGCCAGGATGCTCGCTACCAGCCCCGGCTACCGCGGTCCTACACCAAGCTAGGCCATGACGACACGGTGTTGTCGGACAACGCCCTGCACGTGGACGAGGGCGGCCCCTGGATGATGACCAGGGACAATGTTACCGGACTGATCTGGGAGTTGAAGACCAACGCCAACAAGGACGACACGTACAACTGGCAAAACGCCCAGGACGTGTTCATCGCCGGACTGAACAGTGCCAATTACTGCGGCTTTTCCAACTGGCGTCTGCCCAACATCAAGGAACTGTCCTCGCTGGTCAACGCGGCAGGGCCGCTGTGGATTGATGCCGCTTGGTTTCCAAAAAATGTGTCGTCCTATTACAGGTCGTCTACTACCAACACCGGAAATACGAGCCACGCGTGGTACGTGCCCTTCTACAGTGGCGATGTGAACAACAGCGGCAAGTCGGATAATTACTACGTTCGTGCCGTGCGTGCCGGACAGTCTGAGTCATTTGGTGATTCGATTATTCATGACAATGGTGACGGCACAGTGACGGACACGACCACCGGGTTGATGTGGCAGAAATGCAGTTTTGGCCAGACTTGGACTGGCGGCCAATGCACGGGCAGCGCAACGCCCCGAACCTGGCAGCAGGCCATGGAAGCTGCCGAGAGCCTGACCTGGGCCAACCAGGATGATTGGCGGCTGCCCAACAGGAACGAGCTGCAATCCCTGGTGGATTATTCACTTTTTTCTCCGAGTATAGCCCCTGTTTTCGCTGATTATACTGAGCATTATTGGTCGTCTACTACCAACGCCCACTTTCCGGACTACGCGTGGCTCGTCTATTTCTTTTCCGGCGATGTGTCCGTCAGCGGTAAGCCGGCTAGCCACTACGTTCGTGCCGTGCGTGCCGGGCATTCGACTGTTGGATCTTTTGTTTCTTTGGCTGTGAACTCCACTGGTGCCTCCGGCGTATCCATCACAAGTGATCCGACCGATTACGCCGACACTACAAACTACACCAAGACGAACATACCTGATGGTACGTCCATCACCCTGACAGCACCGGCTACCAGTGAGACCTCGATTTTTGCTTCCTGGACCGGGTGCGACACGTCTGATCCGTCCGCAAGAACCTGCACCGTGACGATGGATGAAGACAAGACGGTAACGGCGAGCTACACACCTTTCACCAGGGTCATCCGTCTGTCTGGCGACCTTTCCTTCGGCAACGTACCCGTGAACCAAAGCACCCAGCGTACGCTGACCATCCACAACGACGGGAACAGCCCGCTATCGGTCGGCTCCATCAGTTTGCCCGACGGGTTCAGCGACAACTGGTCCGGCGGCACGATTGATACGGGAAGCTCGCGGGTTCTGACCGTGACCTTCCACCCCGCCGCTGCCCTGGAGTACTCCGGGACCATTACCGTGGAGTCCGACGCGACCAGCGGGACGGATGTCATGGTCTGTTCCGGGGTTGGTGTGGTTCTCGACACTTACACCGTCACCTACGTAAGCCTGGACCACAATTCCGGCAGTCCACCCGTCGACAACAATCATTACACTGAAGGCGCTCTGGTTCTAGTGCTGGGAAATACAGGCATTCTAACCAAAGAGGGTCAAGCTTTCGCGGGATGGAACACCGAATCCGATGGTTCGGGGCTCTCACGGTCTCCGGGCACTTCGTTCGCCATGCCTCCGGCCAATCTCACGCTGTTTTCACAATGGTCATCCGCGGCGACAAGCGCCTCCTGCACACTGGACGTGGACCAGGACGGCCGGGTCAACGCCCTGACCGACGGGCTGCTGATCATGCGCTATCTGGCCGGGAATCGCGGCGAGGATTTGACCCGCGACGCACTCGGCCAAAACGCCCGCAGAACAAATGCGAATGACATCGTTGCCTTCCTTGACTCCCCGGCCTGCCAGACCATGCTTGACGTGGATGGCGACGGCGTCTTGTCACAGGAAACCGACGGCGTATTGGTAACCCGACACATGTTCGGCTATTCCGGTGATGCGCTGGTTCAGGACGCACTGGGCCAGGAAGCCTGGCGATGGCATACGGATCAGGTTCGCTCCTGGCTAACGACACATGATCGTCCCGCTTCCCATATCCGACTTCTTCCCCCGACAGTTTCCACGCCGCTGCTGTCCGGGATCGCCGCGTCCCTACGTCCGAGCGTGGAATATACCGGTGCCCGGATGCTCTCCTATCAACTCCTTGACGGCCCAGCCGGCATGGAAATCGATGAGCGCAGCGGCACCATTGTCTGGGTTCCGGGGCCGGAACTCGAGGGCCAGACCGTGAGCGTGCGCATCAGCGCCGCGGATGGAGAGACCACGGCTGAACTGACATTTACTGTTAGCGTGGCTCGGACCGTACCCGTGCAGACAACGCAATCCCAGCTTGAGGACGGCCGGACGCAGATCACGGTCACGGAAGACAAGGGCAACCTTCAGGGGCTGGAGGTCCTCCTGCCGCAGCAGATTACCGGACCGGAAGGACGTAGCATGTCCACGAGCAGCCTTCAGACCCGGACCGGGGGGGCTGCTGTGTCGATTATTGATCCGTCAGAAGTGGATACGGAATCAATCCCTGATGATGTGATCCGGCTTACTAATTTCTTCAGGATCGAGCCGGTGGCAGCGGAAGGGGAAGATTGGATCGAAATCGTCTTTCCAGAGTTGGAATTGCCGGAAGGAAGATATGCCCATGAGCTGATCTTGTTTGTTTATGGCAACACTACAGGAAAGCTTGATTCCATTTGGATACCAGTAGTTCATGATATTAAACGTATTGATTATCAGCGAACCTCAATTCTTGTCGAAAGGATCGGCAGTGAGTGTTTTATAGGTCTTTATGACATGGATTCATATCTATATGACGTCGATACATTTGATAATTTTCCTGATTCTTCAATAATAAATAAATCGAACGAACTATTACAAATCACGGCAGGAATGAAATGCGAAAAAGATACTTCATGGGGTCAAAAAATTGAATATATTGACATATGTTCAGGAAAAATTGATCACAATGACGGATCTTCAGATAATTATATATTCAAAATAATAAATTTATATACATATGATGGATATTTTTTTCCAAAATGGGTTAACATTACACCACAAGAAATTTCTAACATAATGATTGATGCAATAAAAAAATTTAAGATTTTTGGTTTAGAATATGACAAGAAAATGGATATATACATTCATACAATGGATTGCAATACTTCTGGATATTTAAACACCGACGACTCTAAAACTATCCATTTAAATCATTACAAATTTTGCGATAATGAGCCGAAAAGAGAATTAAAAAATATTAAATCTACAATTGTACATGAATATTTTCATAATGCTCAATATAAGACAGGCAGCATAATAAATTATTCAGTAAATAGCGATAAAATTATGTGGGCTTCTGAGGGGACTGCTGTTTGGTTTGAAGATGAAGTGTATGATACAGACAATGACTACTTAAATAGAAAAATATTTCAATCTAACGGCCAATTCAGTGCACCACGTATACTTGATGCCTATAAAACAAATGGGCTACCTTCCATACACAATAATGATAATTTATCCAGAGGCCATAATGCATACTTCAGGTTTCCATTCTTCAAATTGCTTCATAAAGCAGATGGTGAGAATTATGGATGCACGTTTGGTAAAACATTTCTTCCTCAATTTTTTAAATGGTACACCCCGTTAAGCGATGGAACGCAACGATTGCTTAACACGATAAACGACCATACATGCGACTTTGGAGAAGCCTTTGGACAAGGAAATAAAGGAAATATTGGAACTGCACTTGAATATTTTACATATGCGACAGTTATAAAAAATGATAGAATATTGATTGATAATAACGAGCCAGAAGGTTTATTGTTTGACAATGATGGCTTGATATCACAGGTTGTAAGGACGCCAATTACCGCAACCACGATGACGCGACTCTTTTTGCCCCGCCTGACCAGCACGGTGTTCAGAATCAATGATAAGGGAATATCAAGCTTTTGTCCGCGTTATGTAGGGATACAATCTACTGACGGGCCGTTCAAAGGAACTATACGAAAAAGAAATGGTGATTTTGTCAATTCATTTGTCTCAGAAATTGTGGAAGGTGTTAATAATGTTGAATGGTCAATTCCTTCTGAAGGATCAATAGATGAATGGTATCTTACTTTGGTAAACGACGACCCAAAAGATGAACGGTTCGTTGAGTTCGGCATTTTCGCGAAAAGCATGTTAAGAGGATCGTTAACAGTCAATATCGTGCCTCAAACCGTCAGTTCCAACGCACGATGGCGGCGCACTGGAACGACGAAATGGTTCAAAAGCGGCGAAATCGAGGACGATATTACACTTGGTGAACATAGTGTCGAATTCGAGTCCGTTGATGGCTGGCATGCCCCGACAAACCGCAAAGTCACTATCAGGAACTGCGAGATAAACACGATCAGCGTAACATATTCAGAGGCTCCAAGCCTGGCTATCAGCCCTAGCAGTTGGAACCATACCAGTTCGTCCTATACCAACCAGGCTATTAGTGTCACATCGAACAATCTTCATAGCGCTTCTAGTAACGCCACATGGATAACAATTACCGGCATCAGCACGGGTGGCGGCAACAACACTGTTACGTACAGCATTACCGCGAATTCCGGCCAACCCCGCAGTGGAAAGATCACCCTTAACGGTGGGGGCTCCAGTCTTGACTTCACCGTGAATCAAGCTGCGGCAAACACTCTTTTCATTTCCGGCCGGGTAACAGGCTATCCCAATGCTACTATCACTTTTTCCAACAACGGCGGCCAGGCAACAACGAATGCATTCGGAGACTACAGCAAGTCCGTTCCCTACAACTGGACTGGCACAGCAACCCCCCAGGAAATCAAAGGATCATGGTCCCCACCTTCCCGTTCATACTCATCAGTAACCAATAACCTATCCGATCAAGATTTCACTGCATCGCGACTTATGACGATTTCCGGCCGCGTCACGGACAAGACAACGAATTCCGGGATTCATGGCGTAACTATCGAATTGTCGAACAATGGAGGAAATGCCAGCACCAACAATAATGGGCACTACTCCATCGATGTTCCTTATCTGTACACAGGGAAAGCCGTCCCGAACAGACACGAGGGTGGCAACTTCGACCCTCCTTTCAAAAATATTACAGAGATAAAGGAAGATTGGTCAAATCAAAATTTTTCCTGGGAACCTGGAGGACAAACCATTACCGGAAGGGTCACCCACAGTGTCACAGGCCAGCCAGTCCAGGGCGTATCCGTCACTTTTTCCAACGACGGCGGCACGGCGGTGACGGGACAGGATGGGTACTACTCATGGGTGGTTACACATGACTGGGATGACAAATTGACTCCGTCACACCCAGATCGCGGCACATTCAATCCAGAGCAGGGGGGTAAGAACAATACGGATTTCACATGGGTCCTGAATCCCGTCATTTCGGGGCGAGTGACCATCAAGCAGGACGGCACTGGCGTGGATGGGGTGACTATTACCTTCGAGGGGCAAGGGCAAACCACTACCTACAATAGCGGGTACTATCGATTTACAGTACCCTACGGTTGGAGCGGCGAGGCCACGGCCAGCCATGTCAGCGGTACTTTTGAGAATGCGGTTCTGACGCATACCAATGTTACCGCAAACAAAACTGGCCAGGACTATGTCTGGCCCCCCCCGGACCATGTCATCGCCGGGCGCGTGGAAATGGACAATTCCACAGGCGGAGTGCCTGGAGTACAAATCGTTTTTTCAGATAATGCAGGCGAAACCTACACCAACAGCG is part of the Desulfonatronum sp. SC1 genome and harbors:
- a CDS encoding DUF1566 domain-containing protein, whose product is MKQAFVVSIAILAGLFFSTSALAQTYYPFPDTGQTKCYNNTAEIPCDSVGPGDPFYGQDARYQPRLPRSYTKLGHDDTVLSDNALHVDEGGPWMMTRDNVTGLIWELKTNANKDDTYNWQNAQDVFIAGLNSANYCGFSNWRLPNIKELSSLVNAAGPLWIDAAWFPKNVSSYYRSSTTNTGNTSHAWYVPFYSGDVNNSGKSDNYYVRAVRAGQSESFGDSIIHDNGDGTVTDTTTGLMWQKCSFGQTWTGGQCTGSATPRTWQQAMEAAESLTWANQDDWRLPNRNELQSLVDYSLFSPSIAPVFADYTEHYWSSTTNAHFPDYAWLVYFFSGDVSVSGKPASHYVRAVRAGHSTVGSFVSLAVNSTGASGVSITSDPTDYADTTNYTKTNIPDGTSITLTAPATSETSIFASWTGCDTSDPSARTCTVTMDEDKTVTASYTPFTRVIRLSGDLSFGNVPVNQSTQRTLTIHNDGNSPLSVGSISLPDGFSDNWSGGTIDTGSSRVLTVTFHPAAALEYSGTITVESDATSGTDVMVCSGVGVVLDTYTVTYVSLDHNSGSPPVDNNHYTEGALVLVLGNTGILTKEGQAFAGWNTESDGSGLSRSPGTSFAMPPANLTLFSQWSSAATSASCTLDVDQDGRVNALTDGLLIMRYLAGNRGEDLTRDALGQNARRTNANDIVAFLDSPACQTMLDVDGDGVLSQETDGVLVTRHMFGYSGDALVQDALGQEAWRWHTDQVRSWLTTHDRPASHIRLLPPTVSTPLLSGIAASLRPSVEYTGARMLSYQLLDGPAGMEIDERSGTIVWVPGPELEGQTVSVRISAADGETTAELTFTVSVARTVPVQTTQSQLEDGRTQITVTEDKGNLQGLEVLLPQQITGPEGRSMSTSSLQTRTGGAAVSIIDPSEVDTESIPDDVIRLTNFFRIEPVAAEGEDWIEIVFPELELPEGRYAHELILFVYGNTTGKLDSIWIPVVHDIKRIDYQRTSILVERIGSECFIGLYDMDSYLYDVDTFDNFPDSSIINKSNELLQITAGMKCEKDTSWGQKIEYIDICSGKIDHNDGSSDNYIFKIINLYTYDGYFFPKWVNITPQEISNIMIDAIKKFKIFGLEYDKKMDIYIHTMDCNTSGYLNTDDSKTIHLNHYKFCDNEPKRELKNIKSTIVHEYFHNAQYKTGSIINYSVNSDKIMWASEGTAVWFEDEVYDTDNDYLNRKIFQSNGQFSAPRILDAYKTNGLPSIHNNDNLSRGHNAYFRFPFFKLLHKADGENYGCTFGKTFLPQFFKWYTPLSDGTQRLLNTINDHTCDFGEAFGQGNKGNIGTALEYFTYATVIKNDRILIDNNEPEGLLFDNDGLISQVVRTPITATTMTRLFLPRLTSTVFRINDKGISSFCPRYVGIQSTDGPFKGTIRKRNGDFVNSFVSEIVEGVNNVEWSIPSEGSIDEWYLTLVNDDPKDERFVEFGIFAKSMLRGSLTVNIVPQTVSSNARWRRTGTTKWFKSGEIEDDITLGEHSVEFESVDGWHAPTNRKVTIRNCEINTISVTYSEAPSLAISPSSWNHTSSSYTNQAISVTSNNLHSASSNATWITITGISTGGGNNTVTYSITANSGQPRSGKITLNGGGSSLDFTVNQAAANTLFISGRVTGYPNATITFSNNGGQATTNAFGDYSKSVPYNWTGTATPQEIKGSWSPPSRSYSSVTNNLSDQDFTASRLMTISGRVTDKTTNSGIHGVTIELSNNGGNASTNNNGHYSIDVPYLYTGKAVPNRHEGGNFDPPFKNITEIKEDWSNQNFSWEPGGQTITGRVTHSVTGQPVQGVSVTFSNDGGTAVTGQDGYYSWVVTHDWDDKLTPSHPDRGTFNPEQGGKNNTDFTWVLNPVISGRVTIKQDGTGVDGVTITFEGQGQTTTYNSGYYRFTVPYGWSGEATASHVSGTFENAVLTHTNVTANKTGQDYVWPPPDHVIAGRVEMDNSTGGVPGVQIVFSDNAGETYTNSEGEYSHAVPYSWNGIMTPTHPSGGSFDPETGNKSNVDFYWTPPKPLISGQVTNKLTGTGVDGVSITFEKLDSVVTANGGFYSFAVPYNWSGKVTASFSSGFFENAVLELVKITMNKSDQDYVWIPPELKVEMPTFNPDGGAYPGHNIHVTIQTIPGATIRYTTNSSDDVDENSWLYTEPVTVSFPGVLKARAYMSDMHPSDLKTASYSRAERVPEPSFSPDGGNHPGDSVSVTISAVQDAIIRYTTNPNENVNEGSMLYTGPVTVSLPGTLKARAYKNDMNPSFEKTASYSRAEKLPVPSFSPDSGSYPGSSLNVTMSSVYGATIRYTLNPAEEVTESSNLYTESVTLNLPGTLKARAYKSGFTPSDLKTAEYTVAENYITTSPEIREHSIIDYTGQTISIYSNISWTATTSATWITISDGSAGSGNYTVIYSVDPNTGEARSGKIAISGGDINREFTVNQAGKDEQYKRLNDTGVQFCGGTSSGNNNPCIGEEPWGQDAHHGRDAKELAGTLNKVGDGEAGFDFTKISNSGHALPATAQPGNGPSDWACTRDNVTGLMWEVKVDDSTNFRHKDHTYSWYFIQSPDGNAGAPGDTTTCGGTLGSLHCNTENYANKVNSVNLCGEMSWRVPTVKELETIVHYGRNYAIETNYFPNNPSPVSSRFWTSTQTADASELAWTLVLGGWQNGQTGSRFRTEKLNLRLVSRGLPSEHATQNNVCVNNLPPINPDEVYFVKSDGTIIDTRNGLMWKRCVEGQEWIGGLCSGLYNKYTWKDSFLAAYSSRYGGHEDWRLPNVKELRSLVEECTYYPSINTRIFPFSLQQLDLVSRFWSASPSINNANNSWTVDFLFGSSTSMSRNSLYYLILVRDI
- a CDS encoding SBBP repeat-containing protein, which codes for ASSFAHHPVPHDRQTPGKSFGLNADRDDLLQFASGGHVIGFGKDSVYVAGLDRVLRVEFAGGHPVQPVAEDGGLSADGISSLGTVTYSGVWDGVDVVYRAAEGGILESFYYVDYTETGPAVDGIRLRYNRPVSLDEQGNLVTAFENGNMVESTPLAWQEVDGEKYFVDASFVLHGQQEVGFALGDCLPGVPVIIDPILSWNTFLGGNDGDDGHDIAIDSSNKVYVTGVSRSSWSEGAKSAFSGPTDAYVAKLNPSTGARIWHTFLGGNGSRVYGYGIAVLSSGIYVSGQSSDSWGSNPKRAFSGDWNTFVAKLDNNGGFQWHTFLGGGGSEEGSGIAVDSSGNVYVAGTCSVAWETNPAPERPYQGSSDAFVAMVNSYGVLQWHTFLGGILGDSGDGIALDGSGNVYVIGSSNASWGSPVRAHQGNGDAFIAKLNSSGVLQWNTFLGGSGVDDGRGIAVDTSGNVYVTGYSNASWGNPVRAHQGSGDAFIAKLNSSGVLQWNTFLGGSGWDEGAGIAVDGSGNVYATGPSFASWGSPLRAFQESGGDPDAFVARLRSSNGALVWHTFLGGGGHEYGSSIAVDTSGNMYVAGYSAESWGSPVRAYAGGYSDAFVVKLANPVVSTSPNPSSGGTTTGGRSYLYGSTATVRATANSGYAFVNWTEGNTVVSCDEQYSFTATRHRTLRANFSPVANRYDISGQINPANSGTVTGAGSYNHGASVIMTVLPKSGFALDEWIETWPEWTGYCVVSTDEQYTFPAIRNRDLTANLRPKALPGVLMLLLDE